The Elaeis guineensis isolate ETL-2024a chromosome 13, EG11, whole genome shotgun sequence genome includes a region encoding these proteins:
- the LOC105033117 gene encoding oleosin 18 kDa, whose product MAESRPEGLKGFLPEKGPSKSQVLAVVALFPIGGLLLILSGVTLTASVIGLAVAAPLFLLFSPVLVPAAIAIGLAVTGFLTSGAFGLTGLSSLSCFMEEARRLASKASEQLEQVRQRMTEAGGHVGQRTKEAT is encoded by the coding sequence ATGGCGGAGAGCCGCCCCGAAGGCCTGAAGGGCTTCCTCCCCGAGAAGGGCCCATCCAAGTCCCAGGTTCTTGCCGTGGTCGCCCTCTTCCCCATCGGCGGACTCCTCCTCATCCTCTCCGGCGTGACGCTGACGGCCAGCGTTATCGGCCTCGCCGTCGCCGCCCCGCTCTTTCTCCTCTTCAGCCCGGTGCTGGTGCCGGCGGCGATCGCCATCGGTCTGGCCGTGACGGGCTTCCTGACATCCGGTGCGTTCGGGCTTACGGGGCTGTCGTCGCTCTCATGCTTCATGGAGGAGGCCCGGAGGCTCGCGTCGAAGGCGTCGGAGCAGCTGGAGCAGGTGCGGCAGCGGATGACGGAGGCGGGGGGGCACGTCGGGCAGCGGACCAAGGAAGCCACCTAG
- the LOC105033118 gene encoding LOW QUALITY PROTEIN: uncharacterized protein (The sequence of the model RefSeq protein was modified relative to this genomic sequence to represent the inferred CDS: inserted 1 base in 1 codon), whose product MKSSHFMDKQVTGMSEKSQGGDLFDLMDAQEEPRNNGGVIKKEEILPSYDFQPIRTVGSWPPMNAGLDAADSKKIGSSSLRYSGILEPHETAKVSHDKQRDAYDVATVAEIDCIVKKYADNLLHALEGVGSRLSQLESRTRYLEGCVDELKVSVGNNHGSTDGKLRQLENILREVQTGVQVLRDKQDIAEAQLQLAKLQASKREQSPEQTSTGQPDYQQQVAPPPQPVQQPLQTPAAPPQPSPHPXSLVSHAPLPPQQQNPSPVVPYPSQLSQPHMPTIHSLAQEPCLPPPVQSVDTTHQQYQMPVQQPQPPPPPPPPPQYQSVPQLQQPYSQPIQTPQAPNPPQLQPPLTHPPEEPSPYMPQSQSYPHSIRQPAPLTQAPTRAPPTQQFYGPNSSMYEPSAIRPSPMHIPYSAGYGAPSGPSLSEPYSYSGSPSHYSGTTMKPSPFSSAPSSGGSNYQRLPTAKVLPQALPTESSSSESTGRVPIDDVVDKVVTMGFSRDQVRATVRKLTENGQSVDLNVVLDKLMNDGEIQPQKGWFGR is encoded by the exons ATGAAGTCGTCGCATTTCATGGACAAGCAGGTCACGGGGATGTCGGAAAAGTCGCAGGGCGGCGATCTCTTTGATCTGATGGATGCCCAAGAGGAGCCCCGGAACAATGGAGGCGTGATCAAGAAGGAGGAGATCCTTCCGAGTTACGACTTCCAGCCTATTCGCACCGTCGGCTCATGGCCGCCCATGAATGCCGGCCTCGATGCCGCCGATTCCAAGAAGATCGGTTCCTCCAGTCTCAGA TATTCTGGTATTCTCGAACCCCATGAAACAGCAAAAGTCAGTCATGACAAACAAAGagatgcatatgatgtggctacAGTGGCTGAGATCGATTGTATAGTGAAGAAATATGCTGATAATCTGCTACATGCTTTGGAAGGTGTTGGTTCAAGGTTATCCCAGCTGGAGAGTAGAACTCGTTACCTTGAAGGCTGTGTTGATGAATTGAAGGTTTCTGTTGGGAATAATCATGGAAGCACTGATGGGAAGTTAAGACAACTGGAGAATATTTTAAGGGAG GTCCAAACTGGTGTGCAGGTTTTGCGTGATAAACAAGATATTGCAGAGGCTCAGCTACAACTTGCCAAGTTACAAGCTTCCAAGAGGGAACAGTCACCTGAACAAACTAGCACTGGACAACCAGACTATCAGCAACAAGTCGCTCCACCTCCACAGCCTGTCCAACAACCACTTCAAACCCCAGCTGCTCCACCTCAACCTTCTCCACATC TCTCCCTTGTTTCTCATGCTCCTTTACCTCCACAACAACAAAATCCATCTCCTGTTGTCCCTTATCCTTCACAATTATCTCAGCCCCACATGCCTACTATACATTCTCTAGCTCAAGAACCCTGCCTGCCCCCACCAGTTCAGTCAGTGGATACTACACATCAGCAGTACCAGATGCCTGTACAGCAACCACAgccgccaccaccaccaccaccaccaccacaatACCAATCAGTACCTCAGCTACAGCAGCCATACTCTCAACCAATCCAGACACCCCAAGCTCCAAATCCTCCTCAGCTTCAACCTCCATTGACCCATCCCCCCGAGGAGCCATCACCATATATGCCACAATCTCAAAGCTACCCTCATAGCATCCGTCAACCTGCCCCTCTGACTCAGGCACCAACCAGGGCCCCTCCTACTCAACAATTTTATGGGCCAAACAGTAGCATGTATGAACCCTCAGCAATCAGGCCGAGCCCGATGCATATACCCTATTCTGCTGGCTATGGTGCACCTAGTGGTCCTAGTTTGTCTGAACCATATTCTTACAGTGGATCACCATCCCACTATAGCGGTACTACCATGAAACCATCTCCCTTTTCTTCTGCTCCCTCATCAGGTGGAAGCAACTACCAGCGCCTCCCAACAGCTAAAGTATTGCCTCAAGCACTGCCAACCGAATCAAGTTCCAGCGAGAGCACTGGGAGAGTGCCAATTGATGATGTTGTAGACAAGGTTGTGACAATGGGGTTTTCTAGAGATCAGGTTCGAGCAACTGTGCGGAAACTTACAGAGAATGGACAGTCAGTGGATCTAAATGTTGTGCTTGATAAGCTTATGAATGATGGTGAGATCCAGCCACAGAAGGGTTGGTTTGGACGGTGA